The following are encoded in a window of Thermococcus sp. CX2 genomic DNA:
- the fbp gene encoding fructose-1,6-bisphosphate aldolase/phosphatase, with the protein MAIGEKITISVIKADIGGWPGHSRVHPQLIETAEEVLAKAKEEGTIIDFYVAYAGDDLQLIMTHKKGVDSPDVHGLAWKAFEEATKVAKELGLYGAGQDLLKDAFSGNIRGMGPGIAEMEITLRKSEPIVTFHMDKTEPGAFNLPIFRIFADPFNTAGLVIDPSMHMGFRFEVWDIKEHKRVILNTPEEVYDLLALIGAKSRYVIKRVFPKEGHKISKDEPVAVISTEKLYEIAGEYVGKDDPVAIVRAQSGLPALGEVLEPFAFPHLVSGWMRGSHNGPIMPVPMHQANPTRFDGPPRVVALGWQISPEGKLVGPVDLFDDPAFDYARQKALEITEYMRRHGPFEPHRLPLEDMEYTTLPGVLKKLEERFEDIE; encoded by the coding sequence ATGGCCATTGGAGAAAAGATAACCATCAGCGTCATCAAGGCAGACATAGGCGGCTGGCCCGGGCATTCGAGGGTTCACCCTCAGCTCATCGAGACGGCTGAAGAGGTTCTGGCTAAGGCCAAGGAGGAGGGCACCATAATTGACTTCTACGTAGCCTATGCAGGTGATGACCTCCAGCTCATCATGACCCACAAGAAGGGCGTTGACAGCCCAGATGTTCACGGGCTCGCCTGGAAGGCCTTCGAGGAGGCCACCAAGGTCGCCAAAGAGCTCGGCCTCTACGGAGCCGGCCAGGACCTTCTCAAGGACGCCTTCAGCGGCAACATTCGCGGTATGGGTCCTGGCATTGCCGAGATGGAGATTACGCTTAGGAAGAGCGAGCCGATAGTTACGTTCCACATGGACAAGACCGAGCCTGGAGCCTTCAACCTGCCGATATTCAGGATATTTGCGGATCCCTTCAACACCGCTGGACTGGTCATAGACCCCAGCATGCACATGGGCTTCAGGTTTGAAGTCTGGGACATTAAGGAGCACAAGCGCGTTATCCTTAACACCCCAGAGGAAGTTTACGACCTCTTAGCTCTCATCGGCGCCAAGAGCCGCTACGTGATAAAGCGCGTCTTCCCGAAAGAGGGGCACAAGATAAGCAAGGACGAACCGGTAGCTGTTATCAGCACGGAGAAGCTCTACGAGATAGCCGGCGAGTACGTCGGCAAGGATGACCCAGTTGCCATTGTCAGGGCCCAGAGCGGACTTCCGGCCCTTGGAGAAGTCCTCGAGCCCTTCGCCTTCCCGCACCTCGTCAGCGGCTGGATGCGTGGAAGCCACAACGGACCGATAATGCCCGTTCCAATGCACCAGGCCAACCCGACCAGGTTCGACGGCCCACCGAGGGTTGTTGCTCTCGGCTGGCAGATAAGCCCAGAAGGAAAGCTCGTCGGGCCAGTTGACCTCTTCGACGACCCTGCCTTCGACTACGCCAGGCAAAAGGCCCTCGAGATAACCGAGTACATGCGCAGGCACGGACCCTTCGAGCCTCACAGGCTGCCGCTCGAGGACATGGAGTACACCACCCTTCCGGGCGTCCTCAAGAAGCTGGAAGAGCGCTTTGAGGACATAGAGTGA
- the gor gene encoding glyceraldehyde-3-phosphate:ferredoxin oxidoreductase, which translates to MKFTVLKLNLSENKVESEELEKEGIYGVIDYGIELHESLKTYELKPYDPENVVVMGMGPFAGSTLPGAHRLMFFFRSPLYGTLFPSAMGGAAYAFKNVGVDFVTFEGKAEKPVVVLLYNDGENVKVELHEIDVEKVIEIWRGYKDEEGVYALTQYLIDTFGEKFQGMEYRIAVVGPAALNTNYGAIFSQALRNGKRLVGSEDWAARGGSGSVLLRAHNVVGIIFGGKPKKKAFPGEDISNFKTAKTIVEGVHKKPYNEIISEKTTKYRFNPKLNTGGTFGGNYPAEGDFVPILNWQMPYIPKEERIRIHESIMKHYWEPFNKEAIETKNWTTCGEPCPVVCKKHRRGHHVEYEPYEANGPLSGSISLRASDISVHAVDAMGFDAIEFGGTAAWVLELVHRDLLKPEEVGLSGKPEFTKEALLERPVEASEVNAKLVAELAHRVAFAENELARIIGFGKRKASKILDEKFKDRLKYGESFRDYGVFVPLGEDGEMTPTMYWAIGNYIPLPIQGRYWTFYQFGVFLEPEELASRIIASALWEFWYDNVGWCRFHRGWMKPVLKALFMDAYGENVDMEEHAKKQIKRLIEFAKKAGYVPVFWDSMRVIDLVAAGSEEFGNEHWAEKFKIDKVGTAKEYLEGVLATYSEMLGVDWRL; encoded by the coding sequence ATGAAGTTCACGGTCCTCAAGCTCAACCTAAGCGAAAATAAAGTTGAGAGCGAGGAGCTGGAAAAGGAAGGAATCTATGGAGTCATCGACTATGGAATCGAGCTCCACGAGAGCCTTAAAACTTATGAACTCAAACCATATGATCCAGAAAATGTTGTCGTCATGGGGATGGGACCCTTTGCGGGCTCGACACTTCCCGGAGCTCACAGGCTGATGTTCTTCTTCCGCTCACCGCTATATGGAACGCTCTTCCCCTCGGCCATGGGTGGAGCGGCCTACGCCTTCAAGAACGTCGGGGTTGACTTCGTCACCTTCGAGGGCAAAGCAGAGAAGCCCGTCGTGGTACTCCTCTACAACGACGGCGAAAACGTCAAAGTCGAGCTTCACGAGATTGATGTTGAGAAGGTCATCGAAATCTGGCGCGGCTACAAGGACGAAGAGGGTGTCTATGCCCTCACCCAGTACCTAATCGACACCTTCGGCGAGAAGTTTCAGGGCATGGAGTACAGAATAGCCGTCGTTGGCCCGGCCGCGCTGAACACCAACTACGGCGCAATATTCTCTCAGGCATTGAGGAACGGTAAGAGGCTCGTTGGAAGCGAGGACTGGGCCGCCCGCGGTGGTTCTGGAAGCGTTCTCCTCAGGGCACACAACGTGGTTGGCATAATCTTCGGAGGAAAGCCGAAGAAGAAGGCCTTCCCAGGAGAAGACATCTCCAACTTCAAGACCGCCAAGACCATCGTTGAGGGCGTCCACAAGAAGCCCTACAATGAGATTATCAGCGAGAAAACAACGAAGTACCGCTTTAACCCGAAGCTCAACACTGGCGGAACCTTCGGCGGCAACTATCCGGCAGAGGGCGACTTCGTCCCGATACTCAACTGGCAGATGCCGTACATTCCAAAGGAGGAGCGCATAAGGATCCACGAGAGCATAATGAAGCATTACTGGGAGCCATTCAATAAGGAAGCCATCGAAACCAAGAACTGGACGACCTGCGGCGAGCCGTGTCCCGTCGTCTGTAAGAAGCACCGCCGCGGTCACCACGTCGAATACGAGCCCTACGAGGCCAACGGACCGCTGAGCGGGAGCATAAGCCTGAGGGCAAGCGACATAAGCGTTCATGCGGTTGACGCCATGGGCTTCGACGCGATTGAGTTCGGCGGAACGGCAGCGTGGGTCCTTGAACTGGTTCACCGCGACCTGCTAAAGCCGGAGGAGGTCGGTCTGAGCGGAAAACCGGAGTTCACCAAGGAGGCCCTTCTTGAGCGCCCGGTCGAGGCGAGTGAGGTCAATGCTAAGCTCGTGGCCGAGTTAGCGCACCGCGTTGCCTTTGCCGAAAACGAGCTAGCGAGGATAATTGGCTTCGGCAAGAGAAAGGCAAGCAAGATACTCGACGAGAAGTTCAAGGATCGCCTGAAGTACGGCGAGAGCTTCAGGGACTACGGCGTGTTCGTCCCGCTCGGCGAGGACGGTGAGATGACGCCGACGATGTACTGGGCCATAGGCAACTACATCCCGCTGCCGATTCAGGGAAGATACTGGACGTTCTACCAGTTCGGCGTCTTCCTTGAGCCGGAGGAGCTGGCGAGCAGGATAATAGCAAGCGCACTCTGGGAGTTCTGGTACGACAACGTCGGCTGGTGCCGCTTCCACAGGGGATGGATGAAGCCCGTCCTCAAGGCACTCTTCATGGACGCCTACGGAGAGAACGTTGACATGGAGGAGCACGCGAAGAAGCAGATAAAGCGCCTCATTGAGTTCGCGAAGAAAGCCGGCTACGTCCCGGTCTTCTGGGACAGCATGCGCGTCATTGACCTAGTCGCTGCCGGCAGCGAGGAGTTCGGCAACGAACACTGGGCCGAGAAGTTCAAGATAGACAAAGTCGGAACGGCGAAAGAATACCTCGAAGGGGTGCTCGCGACATACAGCGAGATGCTTGGAGTTGATTGGAGGCTCTGA
- a CDS encoding prenyltransferase/squalene oxidase repeat-containing protein: MRKKILSSLLILLSVAAIVALTKVPHTEKPTAQGVISPSWRNWTVRRLELAQDPVTGGWNGDVSFTILPTLYATYHGVLTLALLNLSPAHPQKTREFLKDYEGEIYNRQDYFSVVDVYYLLTLFKEFNLSLGSRETIENFILEDMKKSNETFLHAKSLILLNSPLAKNISMSLWLSLKPEHSLNFVWNFLQLRKLLVMSGYSPAEIPNYTRMHELARTVFDDASREINNLGFYDLHTLARFMKEENIKNETLRREILADISKYKCSDGSYSDTSGAKRGYIDTTHWAVEAITYLGGEVGADTVRYLRSLESPLGGFIEIPYSIIPNPLDTAFSVMTLGLLNSTVPREEKVKDYLLSELSDEDKPSAIWAEYRALRVLGVPNENLKKIVKPRLQNFITNLNLSAVYHNHYLLKDVYYLLVTSRELGIEIDEPWKETVTSFVLGLRDDDGGFGSKISKIKIVRFETTLYSVLILNELGYGYRDGKTVKFIESNRNGALWWSLPITRYALLALNSMGTKVEGKEEIVKALERRKCPYGFFSYAPYENPKQGDLIATFLALDILRLLGYR, translated from the coding sequence ATGAGAAAGAAAATTCTCTCCTCTCTCTTGATTTTATTGAGCGTCGCGGCTATTGTGGCCTTAACAAAAGTCCCCCACACTGAAAAACCGACCGCTCAGGGAGTGATAAGCCCTTCCTGGAGGAACTGGACGGTAAGACGCCTTGAACTTGCCCAGGATCCGGTTACGGGCGGCTGGAACGGTGACGTGTCTTTTACGATACTCCCCACCCTGTACGCGACGTACCACGGGGTTCTGACGTTGGCCCTGCTGAACCTGAGCCCTGCGCATCCCCAGAAAACCCGGGAATTTTTGAAGGACTACGAGGGGGAGATCTACAACAGGCAGGATTATTTTTCCGTTGTTGATGTCTATTACCTGTTAACGCTCTTCAAGGAGTTTAATTTGAGTCTGGGAAGCAGGGAAACCATTGAAAACTTCATCCTTGAGGATATGAAGAAGTCAAACGAGACCTTCTTGCATGCAAAAAGCCTTATTTTACTGAACTCCCCCCTTGCGAAGAACATTTCCATGTCCCTCTGGCTCTCCCTGAAGCCGGAGCACTCCTTAAATTTTGTGTGGAACTTTCTTCAGCTCAGGAAGCTTCTCGTGATGTCCGGCTATTCCCCTGCGGAGATACCAAATTACACCAGAATGCATGAGCTGGCGAGGACCGTGTTTGATGACGCATCCCGTGAGATAAATAACCTTGGCTTTTATGATCTTCACACCCTTGCGCGCTTTATGAAGGAAGAAAACATCAAAAACGAGACACTCAGGAGAGAAATATTGGCCGATATTTCAAAATACAAGTGCTCCGATGGTTCGTACTCCGATACGAGTGGGGCCAAAAGGGGGTACATCGACACTACCCACTGGGCAGTGGAGGCGATAACATATCTCGGGGGAGAAGTCGGGGCAGACACGGTGCGTTACTTGCGGTCTTTGGAGAGTCCCTTGGGAGGTTTCATAGAGATTCCGTACAGTATAATACCGAACCCGTTGGACACAGCTTTCTCGGTGATGACCCTTGGACTTCTGAACTCTACAGTGCCAAGGGAGGAGAAAGTCAAGGACTACCTGCTCTCAGAGCTTTCAGACGAAGACAAACCGAGTGCAATATGGGCCGAGTACAGAGCCTTAAGGGTATTAGGTGTCCCCAATGAGAATCTCAAGAAGATTGTAAAGCCCCGCTTGCAGAACTTCATCACCAACCTGAATCTGTCCGCTGTTTATCACAACCACTACCTCCTCAAGGATGTATACTATCTGCTTGTAACGAGTAGGGAACTGGGCATTGAAATCGACGAACCATGGAAAGAAACTGTAACCTCCTTCGTTTTGGGCTTGAGGGACGATGATGGTGGCTTTGGCAGCAAAATATCCAAAATAAAAATCGTTAGGTTCGAAACAACGCTTTACTCAGTTTTAATCCTCAACGAGCTTGGGTACGGTTACAGGGATGGAAAGACAGTGAAGTTTATTGAATCCAACAGAAACGGCGCCTTGTGGTGGTCTCTGCCAATAACTAGATACGCGCTGCTGGCTCTAAATTCAATGGGGACCAAAGTTGAAGGCAAAGAAGAGATAGTAAAGGCCCTTGAGCGGAGAAAGTGTCCCTACGGTTTTTTCTCCTACGCTCCCTACGAGAATCCCAAGCAGGGGGATCTGATAGCAACGTTTTTGGCGCTCGATATCCTTAGGCTTCTCGGTTATCGTTAG
- a CDS encoding NAD(P)/FAD-dependent oxidoreductase: protein MRAVVIGSGVGGLLTASFLAKNGYEVTVLEKAPYIGGRCTNLNYKGFGLSTGAFHMIPHGEDGPLAYLLKLLNADVQIVNSNPKGMIFYEGRTFHYHEGWKYLSFMEKARALKLMADIKRGKLPQGEEAEMSGREWIRKRIGDNEFVDLFIKSFLGWADSVLDVPAIELAKEIKAALRWGGPGLVKGGCKSIPEALSMIIRMNGGRILTKKKAVEVDVEGKKVITADNEEFPYDILISNIGIKETVSLIGRDAFDRDYLKRVDELKPSEGIKYNIALKGGPRIGNTVVFTLDTERINGYNEPSSISPELAKEGYTLIMLHHALQSRNVKAEQKKGIDDIYRIFPDIDNEGEILLIQTYLDGNPVNRVASGQVVEDFPIENVYVVGDAYKLSGGIEVDGIALGVMRVLEKLGLGSFSEWYL from the coding sequence ATGAGGGCAGTGGTTATAGGCTCTGGAGTTGGCGGACTGCTAACTGCATCATTCCTGGCTAAAAACGGCTACGAAGTTACTGTTCTCGAAAAAGCACCCTACATCGGGGGGAGATGCACAAACTTAAACTACAAAGGCTTCGGTCTCTCAACCGGAGCATTCCACATGATACCCCACGGCGAGGATGGGCCTTTGGCCTACCTCCTCAAGCTCCTCAATGCAGATGTTCAAATCGTGAACTCCAATCCCAAGGGCATGATTTTCTATGAGGGAAGGACCTTTCACTACCATGAGGGCTGGAAGTATCTGAGCTTCATGGAAAAGGCCCGGGCTTTGAAGCTCATGGCCGACATAAAGCGCGGGAAGCTGCCCCAGGGAGAAGAAGCCGAGATGAGCGGCCGCGAGTGGATACGCAAGAGGATTGGCGACAACGAGTTCGTTGACCTCTTCATCAAAAGCTTCCTAGGCTGGGCCGACAGCGTTCTGGACGTTCCAGCGATAGAGCTTGCCAAAGAGATAAAGGCCGCTTTGAGATGGGGCGGGCCTGGTTTAGTCAAGGGCGGCTGTAAGTCCATTCCAGAGGCACTCTCTATGATAATCCGCATGAACGGCGGAAGGATACTCACAAAGAAGAAGGCGGTCGAGGTTGACGTTGAAGGAAAGAAGGTAATCACCGCCGACAACGAGGAGTTCCCCTATGATATTCTGATTTCAAACATCGGTATAAAGGAGACGGTAAGCCTCATCGGCAGGGATGCCTTCGATAGGGACTACCTCAAGCGTGTCGATGAATTAAAGCCCAGCGAGGGAATAAAGTACAACATTGCCCTGAAGGGCGGGCCGAGGATAGGCAACACGGTGGTTTTCACTCTCGACACGGAGAGGATAAACGGCTACAACGAGCCGAGCTCGATAAGCCCTGAGCTCGCTAAAGAGGGATACACCCTGATAATGCTCCACCACGCTTTGCAGAGCAGGAACGTGAAGGCCGAGCAGAAGAAGGGCATCGATGATATTTACAGGATATTCCCAGACATTGATAATGAGGGGGAAATTCTGCTGATTCAGACCTACCTCGACGGAAACCCCGTGAACAGGGTCGCGAGCGGGCAGGTCGTGGAAGACTTCCCGATTGAGAACGTTTACGTCGTCGGCGACGCCTACAAGCTCTCCGGCGGAATAGAGGTTGACGGCATAGCCCTGGGAGTCATGAGAGTTCTAGAAAAGCTCGGCCTTGGAAGCTTCTCCGAGTGGTATCTGTGA
- the arcC gene encoding carbamate kinase: MKRVVIALGGNAILQRGQKGTYEEQMTNVMKTAKQIVDIILDGDYEVVITHGNGPQVGALLLHMDAGQSVHGIPAQPMDVAGAMTQGQIGYMIQQAIRNELKRRGVERPVATIVTQTLVDKNDPDFQNPSKPVGPFYDEETAKKLAKEKGWVVVEDAGRGWRRVVPSPDPIGHVEAPVIQDLVEKGFIVIASGGGGVPVIEKDGMLKGVEAVIDKDLAGEKLAEEVNADIFMILTDVNGAAINYGKPDERWLEKVTVEELKRYYDEGHFKKGSMGPKVLAAIRFVEWGGERAVIAALDKAVEALEGNTGTQVIKD, translated from the coding sequence ATGAAGAGAGTTGTAATAGCCCTTGGCGGGAATGCTATCCTTCAGCGCGGCCAGAAGGGTACTTATGAGGAGCAGATGACGAACGTCATGAAGACCGCGAAGCAAATCGTTGATATAATCCTCGATGGCGATTATGAGGTTGTAATCACCCATGGAAACGGCCCCCAGGTTGGAGCGCTCCTCCTTCACATGGACGCCGGTCAAAGCGTTCACGGAATTCCCGCCCAGCCCATGGACGTTGCCGGAGCGATGACTCAGGGCCAGATAGGATACATGATCCAGCAGGCGATAAGAAACGAGCTGAAGAGGAGGGGCGTTGAGAGGCCAGTTGCAACTATAGTGACACAGACGCTCGTTGACAAGAACGACCCGGATTTCCAGAACCCGAGCAAACCTGTCGGCCCGTTCTATGATGAAGAAACTGCGAAAAAGCTCGCCAAAGAGAAGGGTTGGGTGGTCGTTGAGGACGCCGGCAGGGGCTGGAGGCGCGTTGTGCCGAGTCCGGATCCAATAGGTCACGTCGAGGCCCCAGTGATTCAGGATCTAGTTGAGAAGGGCTTCATAGTCATAGCCAGCGGCGGCGGTGGCGTCCCCGTTATCGAGAAGGACGGAATGCTCAAGGGAGTTGAGGCCGTCATAGACAAGGACTTGGCCGGAGAGAAGCTCGCAGAAGAGGTAAACGCCGACATCTTCATGATTCTAACCGACGTGAACGGTGCGGCGATAAACTACGGAAAGCCCGACGAGAGGTGGCTCGAGAAAGTCACCGTCGAAGAGCTCAAGCGCTACTATGATGAGGGCCACTTCAAGAAGGGCAGCATGGGGCCGAAGGTTTTGGCCGCCATAAGGTTCGTCGAGTGGGGCGGCGAGAGGGCCGTCATAGCCGCGCTGGATAAGGCCGTGGAAGCGCTCGAAGGCAACACCGGGACTCAGGTCATAAAGGACTGA
- a CDS encoding ATP-dependent Clp protease proteolytic subunit, giving the protein MSDATTGFFGSLLWWLFFLYLLLWPQMQYRGLQMARARILQRLSKKRGSTVITLIHRQESVGLFGIPFYKFISIEDSEEILRAIRMAPKDKPIDLIIHTPGGLVLAATQIARALKDHPAETRVIVPHYAMSGGTLIALAADKIIMDPHAVLGPVDPQLGQYPGPSIVRAVEKKGVDKVDDQTLILADVAEKAIKQVRNLVYDLLKDRYGEEKAMELAQILTEGRWTHDYPITYETAKELGLHVETNVPEEVYALMELYKQPMKQRGTVEFMPYTSKGENP; this is encoded by the coding sequence ATGAGCGACGCGACTACCGGGTTCTTCGGTTCACTCCTGTGGTGGCTGTTCTTCCTCTACCTGCTCCTCTGGCCCCAGATGCAGTACAGAGGCTTACAGATGGCACGGGCGAGGATACTGCAGAGACTCTCAAAGAAGAGAGGTTCAACGGTTATAACGCTGATACACCGCCAGGAAAGCGTCGGCCTCTTCGGCATACCATTCTACAAGTTCATCAGCATCGAGGACAGCGAGGAAATACTCAGGGCCATAAGGATGGCCCCCAAGGACAAGCCTATAGATCTAATAATCCACACGCCCGGCGGCCTAGTGCTGGCGGCAACCCAGATAGCAAGAGCGCTTAAGGACCACCCGGCCGAGACGAGGGTTATAGTGCCCCACTACGCAATGAGCGGCGGAACACTGATAGCGCTCGCGGCGGACAAGATAATAATGGACCCGCACGCGGTCCTTGGACCGGTTGACCCGCAACTTGGCCAGTACCCAGGACCGAGCATAGTGAGGGCCGTCGAGAAGAAGGGCGTCGACAAGGTCGACGACCAGACGTTAATCCTGGCGGACGTCGCCGAGAAGGCCATAAAGCAGGTGAGGAACCTCGTTTACGACCTTCTGAAGGACAGGTATGGAGAAGAGAAGGCCATGGAGCTGGCGCAGATACTTACGGAGGGACGCTGGACGCACGACTATCCGATAACCTACGAGACCGCCAAGGAGCTGGGCCTCCACGTCGAGACTAACGTTCCGGAGGAAGTCTATGCCCTTATGGAGCTCTACAAGCAGCCAATGAAACAGAGAGGCACGGTTGAGTTCATGCCATACACCTCAAAGGGAGAAAACCCTTGA